The nucleotide window CACTTATGGGGCAAACGCTCCTTGGCGGTGATCGTCATGAGCGGCGCCCTCTTTCTCTTCTTCCTGGCGCCCTTTCTCTCCGCGATGATAACGATTATTGGAAATGTCGAGCTCATCACCGGCTGGGCCAGCACCATGGCGAGTCAAGGGATACCGAAACCACCGGCCGGGCTGGAGAAACTGCCGCTGGTCGGGACCCGCCTGACTGATTCCTGGCACCAGTTTTCGGCCATCGCCCCGGCTGACCTGCCGGCCAAACTCTCCCCTTATGCAGGCAAAGTCCTGAGCTGGTTCGCCAAAAGTGCCGGAGGGCTCGGGATGATGGTCTTACAGGTCTTCTTTACCCTGATACTGGTGGTGGCTCTCTATTTACGCGGAGAATCCGTCCTGGCAGGGATAAAGGCCTTTGTGCGCCGACTCGGCGATGAGAAGGGAGTGATCGCTCTTGCACTCGCCGGTCAGGCGATACGCGCCGTCGCTCTCGGGGTCGTCCTCACCGCCGTGATCCAGGCCCTTTTGGCCGGGATCGGGCTGGCAGTAGCCGGCGTCCCTGTTGCCACTCTTCTGACCGCCCTTGCATTCATGTGCTGCCTGGCGCAAATTGGACCAGCACTGGTATTGATCCCGGCGGTGACCTGGCTCTACTGGCAGGGGCATACCGGCGTTGGGACGGCCTTGCTGATCTGGACTCTCGTTGTCAGCAGCCTCGACAATGTTCTGCGGCCATTCTTGATGCGCATGGGGGCGAACCTCCCCCTCCTGCCGATTCTGGTCGGAGTCATCGGCGGACTGATCGCCTTCGGAATTCTCGGTATCTTCGTCGGGCCGGTGATCCTTGTGGTGACCCAGACCCTGGTCAAAGCGTGGATCGACGAAGGGGCTACCAGCAAAGGATAAGCTGACAGGGTCACGGGGGAGATCGCTAAGGAAGAAGAGGAGAAAAGGGGACAGATAAATGATTTTAGAAATTGGAGATTTATGAACAAAGACAAAATGTTAGGGAAAATTTTGGTCGATGCCGGAATTATCAGCGAAGCACTTCTGGATCAAGCCCTGAAAAGGCAGCAAGAGGGTGAAAACCGCTTGGGACATGTCCTGAAAGAGATGGGGATTGTCACCGAGAAGGACATCGCCATGGTTCTCGCCCGCCAGTTCGGCTTCAAGACCGTGCATGACCTGGCTAAGCACAGTTTTTCTGACGAGCTTCTGGCTCTGGTCGACGGCGATACGGCGCTCAAGCGTAATATCTTTCCCTTGAAACAGGAGGGAAAGTCCCTCTACCTGGCGATCGTCGATCCCTTCGACATGGAGACCATCGACAACTTGGCCTTTCGCACCGGGTTACGCATCATCCCCTGCGTCACGACACCGGCGGAAATTCAGAGCGTGGTCCACAAATACTACCTTATAGGAAAAACTGAAGCTGCCGGAGAACAAAAAGAAAACGACAATTGGTGGAAAATTTTAGTGGTCGACGACCAGGAGTTGGTGCGATCCGCCATTATCGCGGCGCTGAAACGCGAAGGCTACCTGGTGAGCGAAGCAACCAACGGTGCCGAGGGGCTCAAACTGGCCTGTCAACAACTCCCTCATCTGATCATTAGCGATACGGTCATGCCGCGGATGGATGGTTTCGAGATGTTTCGGGCGTTGCAAACGCAGACCACCACACGGAAGGTGCCGGTCATTGCCCTCTCCTCCCGTGCGACCCCTGAAGAGGAAGCACGGCTACTCGATGCCGGTTATTTCGATTTTATCTCCAAGCCTATCAATCCTGTTCGGCTCACCTCGCGGGTGCGCCGTGCCCTGCTCATTTGTTATGGCGAGCACCCGCCGCAGTCCTGACCGCCACGGGACTGTTAACCAAGGCGGGGAGCACTATGCGCCAACAGACTTTGCTACGGAATATCTGGCGCACATCTCTCCCCGCTACCTCGGCTACATCATCCCCTTGAACTTGTAGCGTCAGCTCTACCCAAGCAGCCATGGGTCAAAATCCGCAGCAGTTGCCGCCCATAACTGGCGGGACGGGGTGCTGACGGTCTTTGTCCCGCACACTACCGCCGGGGTGACGATCAACGAGAATGCCGATCCGGATGTAGCGCGCGACATGGAGGGATTCTGTGAATCCTTGGTGCCGAACAGTAACAACTTCCGCCACAGCGAAGGGAACTCCGACGTCCATATCAAGGCGAGCCTCTTCGGCTCATCGGTGCAGGTTATTGTCCGTAACGGAACGCTATGGCTGGGGACGTGGCAAGGGATCTACTTCTGCGAATTTGACGGCCCGCAGGATCGCAAAGTCTATCTGGCTTTCAACTAATCCACCTCTTGGCACCACTCAGCCCCGCCGCTCATCTCCTCACCAAACGCAGAGAACATTCTTGACACCTGTCGAGAGTTGTTCCTAATATCGTCAATCCTGTTCAGCCCTTACAACCATCGAATCTGCATCCTTCCCCAACCACAGGCATCCATTTCATGCGAAAACATTTTCTGATTTTATCTATGGCGCTCTTCCTGACCCCTTTGAGCGCCTTTGCCCAAGGGCTTGAACTGAACCTGGGAATGGAGATGCTCGCCAAAAAACAGTCTGATATTGAGGGAATGCACCAGCTTTCATTAATTTATCGCACGGAGAGCGGCTATTACTTCGGGCAAAGCCTTTACTCGTCAGCTATTGGTTCGGGCGGAGGATTTTTCGCAGGAGGAGTAGAGGCAGGGCTCTCGGGGAAACTTGGCCCTGACATCGTCTGGGATCTCGGGCAATTCGTCGGTGGCGGCGGCGGGGCATCGCAGGTGGCAGGTGACGGTTTGATGCTTAGAACTCACGCCGCCCTTCTCGTCCCCGTCGGCAAGATCAATCTGGGTCTGGGCGCATCGTGGATCAAAATCAGTGGCAGCGACATCTCGACCCCTGCCTACGGGCTTTACCTCTTTCAACCTTTAGACCTCAGGATCACGGCTGGCCGCCCGGATGCGGCGCTGCCGGCTGAATCCGGCACAGAAATAAAGTCCTTCAAACCCATCTACTCGATTTACCTGCCGCAAAACCGCACCAAGCGCTCAGGGGGAACGCTGGACCGCATACATCTGATCGGCGGTGAATTTGCGTTCGCTTCCTCTGCCCGATCCGAGACCTTTATTCAGGCCAACGGTGCGGTGGCCGGCGATGCGGAAGGTTACGCGGATTGGTTTATCGGAAAGCGCTATTTTTACCGTCAAGGCCGCCTGCACCCCTATGCGGAAATTGGCATTGGAACGGCAGGCGGCGGCGACGTGGACACCGACGGAGGTCTGATGTCCATGGCTGGTCTGGGCGCGCGTTATAATTTTGCGACCGGCATCGCCCTGGAAGCCGCACTCGGCGCGCGGAGTTCCCTTGAGGGGGGATTTCTGGCCCTCACCCCCCATATCAAGGCTTCACTTCCCTTATCTCAACTGCCTTCGGGGCGGAATAAGCGAAGCGTCCACTGGCAGTTGAGTACGGGCCTGGCGCTGCAAAAGCCGAATCCTGGGTACTGGAAGGGTCATAAACATTCCAGCCCATCTCCCATCATGTTCGAAACAGCCATAGACTTTTTTATCAGGGAGCACCTGTACCTGACGGGTCAGGGTTACACCGCGATCCTGGGTGATGTCGGAGGTTATCAGGTTGGCTTATTGGGAATCGGCTACCAAATTGATTTTACGAAGAATTTTTCCCTTTCCATTGAGCCGTTGATCGGGGCGGGAGGTGGTGCAGGCGTTGACACTCAAGGTGGACTTCTCCTTGCGTATCGCGTTGACACCGACTTCTGGCTCAACAACAGCGCGGCGATATCTTTTGGCTTTGGGCAGATCACGACAGTAAAAGGAGGCGGGATGAGCCCTGACACCTACCATGTTGGCGTAAAGCTTCCGTTTTCTTCATGGCACTGATTAAACCGCGGCGGAGGACTACTCCCCCAACTCCATCCCGGCTGCTGCGCGCCCTGTTCCTTGGAATCGGGGTCCTGTCAACGACTCTCGGCGTCCTCGGCATCTTCCTCCCCCTCCTCCCGACCGTACCGTTGCTGCTGCTGGCGGCGGCCTGTTTTGCGCGCAGTTCGCCGCGCTGCTACACTTGGCTCCTTGATCATCCCCGCCTTGGCCCGATGGTGAGCGATTACCTCGACGGCAACGGAATTCCCCTGCGGGCCAAGGTCTGGGCTATCCTCCTGCTGTGGATGTCGATTTCTCTCTCGGCTCTGTTCCTTGTCCCCATTCTACTGGTTCAGATGGCGCTTTTTTCCGTCGCCGCCGGCGTCACCCTCTATCTGCTGCGCCTGCCGACCCGCAATGAAGACGAGAATTGACCCGCCTGATCCTCTCGTTTATTCTCATTATCAAGCCATAACGCCGCTGATCCCCCATAGCGAAATCAAAGCAACGCAAGGAGTCTCCCATGGACCAATCTAACTGGAACCCTGCCGAACTGCTAAAACTCTCGGGCGGTTACTGGAGCGCCTGCGCCCTGCACGCCGGGGTGAAACTCGACCTTTTCAGCCAGACCGGGACGGCCGCGGACCTCGCCCAAGCCACCGCCTGCGATGTGCGCGGGCTGGAAATGCTGCTCAATGCCCTGACGGCGTTGGGGCTGCTGAACAAAGATGGAGAGCATTATGCGCCGACCGCCTTTGCCGCCGAATACCTGGCCCGCCACTCTCCCCGCTACCTCGGCTACATCATCATGCACCACCATCACCTCATGGCCGGCTGGTCGCGCCTCGACGAAGCGGTGCAGAGTGGCGCCCCGCTACGGGGACCGATCTCCCACGCCGGCAGCGCCGCCGAACAGGAAAACTTCGAGATGGGGATGTTCAATCTCGCCATGCAGATCGCCCCGAGTATTGTCGCCAAAGTCGATCTGCACGACCGGCAGCGCCTCCTCGATCTCGGCGGCGGCCCCGGCACTTATGCCATCCAGTTCTGCCAAGCCAATCCGCAACTGATCGCCACCGTTTACGATCTCGCTACCACCCGCCCCTTTGCAGCAAAGACGATCACGAACTTCGGCCTCGACGACCGCATCACCTTTGTTGCCGGCGACTTCATCAGCGACGACGTCCCGGGTGGCTTCGATGTCGCCTGGCTCTCCCACATCCTGCACGGTCAGGGACTGGAAGGGTGTGCTGTCATCCTGCAGCGGGCGGTTGCGGCCCTCGAACCGGGGGGACTGCTGCTGGTGCAGGAGTTTATCCTTGACGACAGCATGGGCGGACCGCTCTTCCCGGCCCTCTTCTCCCTCAACATGCTGCTCAACACCCCGCAGGGACAGGCCTATTCGCAGGGACAACTGGAAGCGATGCTGCGTGCGGCAGGCGTCGGTTCGATCCGTCGGCTGGAGCTCGATCTCCCCAACGGCGCCAGAGTACTCGCCGGGATTGTCGCTTAGCGGCCAGTTTTAAAAAATAATAAAGGACTTGTTAGCTTTTCCAAAATCTTCTGCTATCATTTTCCAGGTATAAAATTTGGTTTTTTGAAGCAACCCAACAACAGGAGGAAGATTATGAAAAAAATTTGGATTGTGGGATTGGCGATGGCGTTAATGTTAGGCGGCGGGGTTTCATCAGCCTTGGCCGCGCCCTACGTCTCAGGGGCTTTCGGACTGGTTTCTGCGAGTGATTCCGACGTCAGTGAGCCCGGATTTTCTGCCGAACTGTCATTTGAT belongs to Deltaproteobacteria bacterium HGW-Deltaproteobacteria-4 and includes:
- a CDS encoding two-component system response regulator yields the protein MNKDKMLGKILVDAGIISEALLDQALKRQQEGENRLGHVLKEMGIVTEKDIAMVLARQFGFKTVHDLAKHSFSDELLALVDGDTALKRNIFPLKQEGKSLYLAIVDPFDMETIDNLAFRTGLRIIPCVTTPAEIQSVVHKYYLIGKTEAAGEQKENDNWWKILVVDDQELVRSAIIAALKREGYLVSEATNGAEGLKLACQQLPHLIISDTVMPRMDGFEMFRALQTQTTTRKVPVIALSSRATPEEEARLLDAGYFDFISKPINPVRLTSRVRRALLICYGEHPPQS
- a CDS encoding DUF454 domain-containing protein; translated protein: MALIKPRRRTTPPTPSRLLRALFLGIGVLSTTLGVLGIFLPLLPTVPLLLLAAACFARSSPRCYTWLLDHPRLGPMVSDYLDGNGIPLRAKVWAILLLWMSISLSALFLVPILLVQMALFSVAAGVTLYLLRLPTRNEDEN
- a CDS encoding SAM-dependent methyltransferase, with product MDQSNWNPAELLKLSGGYWSACALHAGVKLDLFSQTGTAADLAQATACDVRGLEMLLNALTALGLLNKDGEHYAPTAFAAEYLARHSPRYLGYIIMHHHHLMAGWSRLDEAVQSGAPLRGPISHAGSAAEQENFEMGMFNLAMQIAPSIVAKVDLHDRQRLLDLGGGPGTYAIQFCQANPQLIATVYDLATTRPFAAKTITNFGLDDRITFVAGDFISDDVPGGFDVAWLSHILHGQGLEGCAVILQRAVAALEPGGLLLVQEFILDDSMGGPLFPALFSLNMLLNTPQGQAYSQGQLEAMLRAAGVGSIRRLELDLPNGARVLAGIVA